A stretch of the Polaribacter pacificus genome encodes the following:
- a CDS encoding sensor histidine kinase: MILLVLLASILIVGVTIYQYDEERKEYNKERFSRKEEAVISNFDFELKRQGLDSITTPKLVEVFQERIYEISSVHNLDITIFDLDGNLLKTSNTLNSFSNAPKTVLSQQILDDLETFPSHRVFSSVEMGNISNETSYNYITDLKFKSIAVIELKFSQDNSDQKRELKEFISRLAYVYAFMFMIAIVLAYFLSRYITKSLKTISDKINRTTLHKRNEKIEFSSASEEIATLVNAYNSMIDQLEESAARLAKSEREQAWREMAKQVAHEIKNPLTPMRLTVQSFERKFDPTDPKIKDKIKEYSQTLIQQIDVMTSIASAFSDFAKMPKQNKEPVDVVAVVKLALEIFNDSNINYESTASDIVANLDKTQLIRIVTNLVTNAQQAVESKENPEIKVTVTQDEHNVIISVEDNGKGISEAVKDLIFEPKFTTKSSGMGLGLGMIKKIIEAYNGSISFTSEENKGTIFTVTIPKT, from the coding sequence ATGATTTTGTTGGTGTTGTTGGCATCGATACTTATTGTTGGTGTAACCATCTATCAATACGATGAAGAAAGAAAAGAATATAACAAAGAGCGTTTTAGCAGAAAAGAAGAGGCGGTCATCTCAAATTTTGATTTTGAATTAAAAAGACAAGGGCTCGATTCCATTACAACTCCAAAGCTTGTTGAGGTTTTTCAAGAGCGGATTTATGAAATTTCTAGTGTCCATAATTTAGACATTACCATCTTTGATTTGGATGGGAATCTTTTAAAAACGTCAAATACTCTTAACTCTTTTAGCAACGCGCCAAAAACGGTTTTATCTCAACAAATTTTAGACGATCTAGAGACCTTTCCATCTCACAGAGTTTTTAGCAGTGTAGAGATGGGAAACATTAGTAATGAAACCTCATACAACTATATTACAGACTTAAAATTTAAATCAATAGCGGTTATAGAATTAAAGTTTTCGCAAGACAATTCTGATCAAAAAAGAGAGCTAAAAGAATTTATTTCTAGGTTGGCTTATGTTTATGCGTTTATGTTTATGATTGCCATCGTTTTGGCTTATTTTTTATCGAGATATATTACCAAGTCTTTAAAAACCATCTCTGATAAGATTAACAGAACGACCTTGCACAAACGGAATGAAAAAATTGAGTTTTCATCCGCCAGTGAAGAAATTGCCACTTTGGTCAATGCCTACAACAGCATGATTGACCAACTAGAAGAGAGTGCAGCAAGATTGGCTAAAAGCGAACGTGAACAAGCTTGGAGAGAGATGGCAAAACAGGTGGCCCACGAAATTAAAAACCCGCTGACACCGATGCGTTTAACCGTGCAAAGTTTTGAGCGAAAATTTGATCCAACAGATCCAAAAATTAAAGACAAAATTAAAGAGTATAGTCAAACCTTGATTCAGCAAATAGATGTAATGACCTCTATTGCATCTGCCTTTTCTGATTTTGCAAAGATGCCCAAACAAAACAAAGAACCTGTTGATGTGGTCGCTGTGGTAAAACTAGCCTTAGAGATTTTTAATGACAGCAATATTAATTACGAATCTACTGCCTCTGATATTGTAGCCAATTTAGACAAGACCCAGCTAATACGCATCGTTACAAACTTGGTAACCAATGCACAACAAGCTGTAGAAAGCAAAGAAAACCCTGAGATAAAGGTAACGGTTACTCAAGATGAACACAATGTAATCATTTCTGTAGAAGACAATGGAAAAGGAATTTCTGAAGCGGTAAAAGATTTAATTTTTGAACCAAAGTTTACCACAAAATCAAGTGGAATGGGCTTGGGATTAGGGATGATTAAAAAAATTATTGAGGCCTATAACGGAAGTATCAGTTTTACCTCAGAAGAAAATAAAGGAACCATATTTACTGTAACCATACCAAAAACTTAA